One window of the Vigna radiata var. radiata cultivar VC1973A chromosome 1, Vradiata_ver6, whole genome shotgun sequence genome contains the following:
- the LOC106771141 gene encoding phosphoinositide 3-kinase regulatory subunit 4 — protein sequence MGNKIARTTQVSASEYYLHDLPSTYNLVLKEVLGRGRFFKSIQCKHDEGLVLVKVYFKRGDFLDLSDYERRLSQIKQIFTSIDHPHVWPFQFWQETDKAAYLLRQYFFHNLHDRLSTRPFLCLVEKKWLAFQLLVAVNQCHENGVCHGDIKCENVLITSSNWLYLADFASFKPTYIPYDDPSDFSFFFDTGGRRLCYLAPERFYEHGGEMQVAQDTPLKPYMDIFAVGCVIAELFLEGQPLFELSQLLAYRRGQYDPSQHLEKIPDIGIRKMILHMIQLEPESRFSAERYLKEYAAVVFPNYFSPFLHDFYRCWSPLHSDMRVLLCQSAFPEILKQMMNNQSSDDVAANSGELLEEMVAKGSVSFVKDSMRKRDDIGKGLVHDNYELLGDINSLLRDAKRNNSPSDVAGNAHNSTFPENLTNLQTGKLLQTISNAFRGNDHPFLKSIAMDDLNSLMSEYDSQSDTFGIPFLPLPKDSMRCEGMVLITSLLCSCIRNIKLPHLRRAAVLLLKASALYVDDEDRLQRVIPYVIVMLSDIAAIVRCAALETLCDILPLVRDFPPSDAKIFPEYILPMLSMLPDDPEESVRICYASNIAKLALTAYGFLIHSVSLSEAGVLDELSLSQKPLTSSNQTSGRMKRINGEVQLLQLRKSIAEVVQELVMGPKQTPNIRRALLQDIGKLCFFFGVRQSNDSLLPILPAFLNDRDEQLRTVFYEKIVYVCFFVGQRSVEEYLLPYIEQALSDMTESVIVKAVECMSILCKNGFFRKRTLLQMIERGFPLLCYPSEWVRRSIVSFIAASSECLGAVDSYVFLAPVIQPFLRRQPVSLASERALLSCLKPPVSRQVFYEVLENSRSSDMLERQRKIWYSSSQSKLWEMDLLKKGIEELDSLNNWTDKQQGPGVQQTVSTGFQEPGIIDCDKAEAKLRDMGAFVHNDSNAAGHRDTQCMEKLQFSGFMSPNFSGVNSLTYEKPSEGIPLYSFSVDRRGMGILPAATDPPLPMSSLGFSSSAMPWVNPLSTSFNLASSVPAPKLFSGSFSISNGSKQFHRVVHEPDARENETAYINSTFQDLGSSANVQGTSIAMEDATAQTDLSGFPSHARASIPDSGWRPRGVLVAHLQEHRSAVNDIAISADHSFFVSASDDSTVKIWDSRKLEKDISFRSKLTYHLEGSRVLCAAMLPGSAQVIIGASDGFIHMFSIDHMSRGLGNVVEKYSGIADITKKDIKEGAILNLLNCPVDNYTIMYSTQNCGIHLWDTRSNSNTWTLRATPEEGYASSLASGPCGNWFVSGSSRGVITLWDLRFLIPVNSWQYSLACPIEKMCLFLPPSNASLSSAARPLVYVAAGCNEVSLWNAENGSCHQVLRMVNYDSDAEMSDLPWALARPSSKPTSQSDLRRNVHRKYGVDELNEPPPRLPGIRSLLPLPGGDLLTGGTDLKIRRWDHYSPDRSYCICGPNLKGIGNDDFYETKSSFGVQVVQETKRRPLTIKLTAKAILAAAATDSAGCHHDSIVSLASIKLNQRLLLSSGRDGAIKVWK from the exons ATGGGAAACAAAATCGCGCGCACGACGCAGGTTTCGGCGTCGGAGTATTACCTGCATGACCTGCCGTCGACGTACAATCTGGTTCTGAAGGAGGTGTTAGGTCGCGGCCGTTTCTTCAAGTCTATTCAGTGCAAACACGACGAGGGTTTGGTACTCGTCAAGGTCTATTTCAAGCGCGGCGATTTCCTCGATCTCTCCGACTACGAACGCCGTCTCTCTCAGATCAAACAAATCTTCACCTCCATCGATCACCCTCACGTTTGGCCGTTCCAG TTTTGGCAAGAAACGGATAAAGCAGCCTACCTTTTGAGGCAGTATTTCTTTCATAATCTGCATGATAGGTTAAGCACTCGACCTTTTCTTTGTCTTGTTGAGAAGAAATGGTTGGCTTTTCAG TTGCTTGTAGCGGTAAACCAGTGCCACGAGAATGGAGTGTGTCACG GTGATATCAAGTGTGAGAATGTGCTGATTACCTCCTCCAATTGGCTTTACCTTGCTGACTTTGCCTCTTTCAAACCCACATACATTCCATATGATGACCCATCtgatttctcttttttctttgacACTGGTGGACGAAGACTATGTTATCTTGCACCTGAG AGATTTTATGAACATGGAGGGGAGATGCAGGTGGCACAAGATACCCCCTTAAAACCCTATATGGATATATTCGCGGTTGG GTGTGTAATAGCTGAACTTTTCCTTGAGGGGCAGCCACTGTTTGAACTGTCTCAACTTCTTGCTTATCGCAGAGGGCAATATGATCCAAGTCAACACCTTGAAAAA ATACCAGATATTGGAATCCGTAAAATGATATTGCACATGATCCAATTAGAACCAGAGTCCCGATTTTCTGCTGAAAGATATCTGAAGGAATATGCTGCAGTTGTTTTCCCGAATTATTTTTCACCATTTCTTCATGATTTTTACCGTTGCTGGAGTCCTCTTCATTCCGACATGAGG GTTTTACTATGCCAAAGTGCTTTTCCCGAGATACTTAAACAAATGATGAACAATCAGTCATCTGATGATGTAGCTGCTAATTCTGGGGAGCTTTTGGAAGAGATGGTTGCCAAAGGAAGTGTGAGTTTCGTGAAGGATTCAATGAGGAAGAGAGATGACATAGGCAAAGGCTTAGTCCATGATAACTATGAACTTCTTGGTGATATTAATAgcctactgagggatgctaaaagaaataatagTCCATCGGATGTAGCAGGAAATGCACATAATTCAACGTTCCCTGAAAATCTAACAAATCTGCAAACCGGTAAATTGCTTCAAACTATCTCCAATGCTTTTCGAGGAaatgatcatccatttttgAAAAGTATTGCCATGGATGATTTGAATTCATTGATGTCTGAGTATGATAGTCAATCAGATACATTTGGAATTCCTTTTCTACCTTTACCAAAGGATAGTATGAGATGTGAAGGCATGGTGTTGATAACATCTTTGCTGTGCTCTTGCATTCGCAATATCAAGTTGCCTCACCTGAGGAGGGCGGCTGTGCTCTTGTTGAAGGCTTCTGCCCTATATGTTGATGATGAAGATCGTTTGCAGCGTGTTATCCCATATGTGATTGTAATGCTTTCAGATATAGCAGCAATTGTCCGTTGTGCTGCTTTGGAGACTTTGTGTGACATTCTTCCCTTAGTGAGGGATTTTCCTCCTAGTGACGCGAAGATATTTCCTGAGTATATTCTTCCAATGCTTTCTATGCTTCCTGATGATCCTGAGGAAAGTGTGAGGATATGCTATGCCAGCAATATAGCTAAACTGGCACTGACTGCTTATGGATTCCTGATACACTCAGTAAGCTTGAGTGAGGCAGGTGTCCTTGATGAATTGAGTTTGTCACAGAAACCGTTGACATCATCCAATCAAACTTCTGGAAGAATGAAAAGGATAAATGGCGAAGTTCAACTTCTGCAGCTGAGGAAATCCATTGCGGAGGTTGTGCAAGAACTTGTTATGGGTCCTAAGCAAACCCCAAATATAAGGAGAGCACTTCTTCAGGACATTGGCAAACTGTGCTTCTTCTTTGGTGTGAGACAGAGTAATGACTCTCTTTTACCCATTCTTCCTGCTTTCTTAAATGATCGGGATGAGCAATTAAGGACAGTATTCtatgaaaaaatagtttatgtCTGCTTTTTTGTGGGGCAAAGAAGTGTAGAAGAATATTTATTACCTTATATTGAGCAGGCTTTAAGTGACATGACGGAATCAGTCATCGTTAAAGCTGTAGAATGTATGTCTATTCTATGTAAAAATGGTTTCTTCCGTAAGAGGACATTACTTCAAATGATAGAACGTGGCTTTCCTTTATTGTGTTATCCTAGTGAATGGGTACGGAGATCGATTGTCTCTTTTATTGCTGCTAGCAGTGAGTGCCTGGGTGCAGTAGATTCTTATGTTTTCCTTGCTCCTGTTATACAGCCTTTCCTCCGCAGGCAACCTGTGTCTCTTGCATCTGAGAGGGCTCTGCTTTCATGTTTAAAACCTCCAGTCTCAAGACAGGTTTTCTATGAAGTCTTGGAGAACTCTAGGAGTTCAGACATGTtagaaagacaaagaaaaatatgGTATAGTTCTTCACAGTCTAAACTATGGGAAATGGATTTACTGAAAAAAGGAATTGAAGAGTTGGACTCATTAAACAACTGGACTGACAAGCAACAAGGTCCTGGGGTTCAACAAACTGTCAGCACTGGCTTCCAAGAGCCAGGGataattgattgtgacaaaGCTGAGGCAAAATTGAGAGATATGGGAGCCTTTGTGCATAATGATAGCAATGCTGCGGGACATCGTGATACTCAATGCATGGAGAAGTTACAGTTTTCAGGATTTATGTCACCAAATTTTAGTGGTGTGAACAGTTTGACTTATGAAAAGCCATCAGAAGGCATACCTCTGTACTCCTTCAGTGTGGACCGGCGGGGAATGGGAATTCTGCCTGCTGCAACTGATCCTCCACTGCCAATGAGTTCTCTGGGTTTTAGTTCATCTGCAATGCCCTGGGTTAACCCACTAAGCACGTCCTTTAATTTGGCTAGTTCAGTTCCAGCACCAAAGCTTTTTTCAGGTTCGTTTAGCATCAGCAATGGCTCTAAACAGTTCCATCGAGTGGTACATGAACCAGATGCCAGGGAAAATGAGACTGCCTATATTAATAGCACGTTTCAAGATTTGGGATCATCTGCTAATGTTCAAGGCACTTCAATTGCAATGGAAGATGCAACTGCCCAAACTGATCTATCAGGATTTCCATCCCATGCTCGAGCTTCCATTCCTGATTCTGGTTGGAGGCCCCGTGGGGTGTTGGTTGCACACCTCCAGGAGCACCGATCAGCTGTCAATGACATTGCTATATCTGCTGACCATAGTTTCTTTGTGAGTGCATCTGATGATTCAACAGTCAAGATTTGGGATTCCAGAAAGCTAGAAAAAGACATTTCATTCAGGTCTAAGCTAACTTATCACCTGGAGGGAAGCCGAGTGTTGTGTGCAGCAATGCTTCCAGGTTCTGCACAAGTTATAATTGGAGCGTCTGATGGatttattcatatgttttctATTGATCATATGTCTAGAGGTCTAGGAAACGTTGTCGAGAAATATTCTGGCATTGCTGATATAACAAAGAAGGATATCAAAGAAGGTGCCATACTCAACCTATTGAATTGCCCTGTGGATAATTATACCATTATGTATAGCACACAGAACTGTGGCATTCATCTGTGGGATACTAGGTCAAATTCCAATACCTGGACTCTTAGAGCTACTCCTGAGGAGGGCTATGCTTCGTCTCTGGCATCAGGGCCTTGTGGTAATTGGTTTGTATCAGGGTCATCCCGGGGAGTTATTACACTTTGGGACCTGAGGTTTCTTATACCTGTTAATTCTTGGCAGTATTCTCTTGCTTGCCCTATAGAAAAGATGTGTCTCTTTCTTCCTCCTTCAAATGCTTCTTTGTCTTCAGCTGCCAGGCCCCTTGTTTATGTGGCTGCAGGTTGCAATGAAGTTTCTCTTTGGAATGCAGAGAATGGTAGCTGCCACCAG GTCCTAAGGATGGTCAATTACGACAGTGATGCTGAAATGTCTGATCTGCCTTGGGCCTTGGCTAGACCTTCAAGTAAGCCAACTTCTCAATCAGATCTAAGACGGAATGTTCATCGCAAGTATGGAGTTGATGAGCTAAACGAACCACCTCCTCGTCTTCCTGGTATTCGCTCATTACTTCCCTTGCCTGGGGGTGATTTGTTGACTGGAGGCACTGATTTAAAGATACGTCGGTGGGATCATTACAG TCCTGACAGAAGTTACTGTATTTGTGGACCAAACTTAAAAGGAATAGGAAATGACGATTTTTATGAAACAAAATCTAGTTTTGGGGTGCAAGTTGTACAG GAGACAAAAAGACGTCCTCTTACAATCAAGCTGACAGCAAAGGCAATTCTTGCGGCTGCTGCCACTGATTCTGCTGGTTGCCATCATGACTCTATTGTTTCTTTGGCTTCTATTAAGTTAAACCAGAGACTGTTACTTTCAAGTGGTAGAGATGGGGCCATCAAGGTTTGGAAGTAA
- the LOC106775461 gene encoding probable glutamate carboxypeptidase LAMP1 — translation MITSTSTTLLAIATSYLFLLITPTPKSTFHSLFISDSLSDNVSISNHLKTLTRRPHFAGSEANAEAASYVVSVFTSSNIPSHIASYEVFLTYPLSRSLVLTNPPPQPPTTFTLQQETYEGDPYADVAQEAAPTFHAYAKSGSVAGPVCYVNYGRVEDYLTLKEKNGVNVSGTVVLARYGKIYRGDIVKNAYEEGAVGVVIYSDRKDYGGGGGEEKWFPDEKWMPPSGVQVGTVYGGVGDPTTPGWASSGGDCERLSKEEVEKRGEVPLIPSLPVSAADGEKIMMSLGGPVAEDDWQGSKDAPHYRLGPGPGILNLSYMGQDVIATIQNVIGAIEGAEEPDRFVILGNHRDAWTFGAVDPNSGTAALLEVAQRLGKLQKKGWRPRRTILLCNWDAEEYGLIGSTEWVEENREILASKAVAYLNADCIVGGPGFNVRATPQLDELIKKATQEVKDPDNSSQSIYESWTSSGSSPLFGRLGGGGSDYASFLQHVGIPAADIAFGGDIAGYPVYHSLYDDFVWMEKFGDPMFQRHVAAASVWGLVALWLADEEFLPFDYLSYAKELQLSMEILEDEISNKDINLSPMFKSIKELEKAAIKINEQRKEIEVSKSWITWKKDHLKVRELNDRLMMAERAFTDRDGLFGMSWYKHLIYGPSKHNDYGSQSFPGIDDAVKMAKNTHTAESWHLVQHEVWRVSRVIKHASLVLVGQLT, via the exons ATGATAACAAGCACTTCTACAACGTTGTTAGCCATAGCCACCTCTTACTTGTTTCTTCTGATAACACCAACGCCAAAATCCACGTTCCACTCTCTCTTCATATCCGATTCCCTCTCAGACAATGTTTCAATATCCAACCACCTTAAAACTCTCACCCGCAGACCACACTTCGCAGGTTCTGAAGCCAACGCTGAAGCTGCCTCATATGTTGTCTCAGTCTTCACATCCTCGAACATACCATCACACATAGCATCCTACGAGGTTTTCCTCACATACCCTTTGTCACGTTCGTTGGTTCTGACAAACCCGCCACCACAACCTCCGACCACCTTCACTCTCCAGCAAGAAACCTACGAGGGTGATCCTTATGCTGACGTGGCACAGGAGGCTGCCCCCACGTTCCACGCGTATGCGAAGTCGGGAAGTGTGGCTGGTCCTGTGTGTTATGTGAACTATGGAAGAGTGGAGGACTATTTGACTCTGAAGGAAAAAAATGGGGTGAATGTTTCTGGTACTGTTGTGTTGGCAAGGTATGGGAAGATATATAGAGGGGACATTGTGAAGAATGCTTATGAGGAAGGTGCTGTTGGGGTGGTGATATATTCGGATAGAAAGGactatggtggtggtggtggtgaggAAAAATGGTTTCCTGATGAGAAGTGGATGCCACCAAGTGGTGTTCAGGTGGGGACAGTGTATGGTGGGGTAGGGGACCCCACAACTCCTGGTTGGGCAAGTAGTGGTGGAGATTGTGAGAGGTTGAGCAAGGAGGAGGTGGAGAAGAGAGGTGAAGTTCCTCTGATACCTTCATTGCCTGTGTCAGCTGCTGATGGGGAGAAGATAATGATGTCACTTGGTGGACCTGTTGCAGAGGATGATTGGCAGGGAAGCAAGGATGCTCCTCATTACAGGCTTGGACCAGGACCAGGAATTCTCAACCTTAGTTACATG GGGCAGGATGTTATAGCCACAATTCAAAATGTTATTGGTGCAATTGAAGGGGCAGAAGAGCCTGATAG ATTTGTCATACTAGGTAACCATAGGGATGCATGGACATTTGGAGCTGTTGATCCCAATAGTGGCACTGCAGCACTACTTGAG GTAGCCCAGAGGCTAGGGAAGCTTCAGAAAAAAGGGTGGAGACCTAGAAGAACAATTCTATTATGCAATTGGGATGCTGAGGAATATGGCCTT ATAGGATCAACTGAATGGGTAGAGGAGAATAGAGAAATTCTTGCTTCAAAAGCAGTTGCTTACTTGAATGCTGACTGTATAGTTGGTGGACCGGGGTTCAATGTCCGTGCAACTCCACAGCTTGATGAATTGATCAAAAAAGCAACACAGGAG GTCAAAGACCCTGATAACTCATCACAGAGCATTTATGAATCTTGGACAAGTTCTGGTAGTTCTCCCCTG TTTGGGAGGTTAGGGGGTGGAGGATCAGATTATGCTTCTTTCTTGCAACATGTAGGAATTCCAGCTGCAGACATAGCCTTTGGAGGAG ATATTGCAGGATACCCAGTATACCATTCTCTCTATGATGACTTCGTCTGGATGGAAAAATTCGGGGATCCTATGTTTCAAAGGCATGTTGCAG CTGCAAGTGTTTGGGGTCTAGTGGCACTTTGGTTAGCAGATGAGGAATTCCTACCTTTTGATTATCTATCTTATGCTAAGGAGCTCCAG CTTAGCATGGAGATTCTGGAGGATGAGATTTCAAATAAAGACATAAATTTGTCACCTATGTTCAAGTCTATTAAGGAGCTTGAGAAAGCAGCTATCAAGATAAATGAGCAGAGAAAG GAAATAGAGGTAAGCAAAAGTTGGATAACATGGAAGAAGGACCACTTGAAAGTGAGAGAACTGAATGATAGATTGATGATGGCTGAGCGGGCATTCACTGACAGAGATGGTCTTTTTGGAATGTCATGGTATAAACATCTG ATCTATGGACCATCAAAACATAATGATTACGGCTCTCAATCTTTCCCTGGAATAGATGATGCAGTTAAAATGGCCAAAAATACACATACTGCAGAATCATGGCATCTTGTACAGCACGAAGTTTGGAGAGTCTCTAGAGTCATTAAACATGCCTCGCTAGTTCTCGTCGGTCAGCTAACATGA